One part of the Halobacteria archaeon AArc-dxtr1 genome encodes these proteins:
- the hisG gene encoding ATP phosphoribosyltransferase, with the protein MRIAVPNKGRLHEPTIDLLERAGLHIENGADRKLYAETVDPDVTVLFARAADIPEYVSDGAADIGITGLDQVREAETEPVEELLDLQFGRCRLVLAAPEDSEIEAAADLAGKTVATEFPNVTRDFFDERGIEPDIVEVTGATELTPHVEMADAIVDITSTGTTLKMNRLAIVEEVLQSSVHLVARADVADEPKVQEIRTALSSVLAADGKRYLMMNVPEDRLEAVRDVIPGLGGPTIMDIANGGGQKVAVHAVVDERDVFETITAVKNAGASDILVTEIERLVE; encoded by the coding sequence ATGCGAATCGCCGTTCCCAACAAGGGCCGCCTGCACGAGCCGACGATCGACCTCCTAGAGCGGGCGGGGCTACACATCGAGAACGGTGCCGACCGCAAACTCTACGCGGAGACGGTCGATCCCGACGTAACCGTGCTGTTCGCCCGCGCGGCCGACATCCCCGAGTACGTTTCCGACGGCGCCGCCGACATCGGAATCACTGGTCTAGATCAGGTCCGCGAGGCCGAAACCGAACCCGTCGAGGAGCTACTCGACCTCCAGTTCGGTCGCTGCCGGCTCGTTCTCGCCGCACCCGAAGACAGCGAGATCGAGGCGGCCGCCGACCTCGCCGGCAAGACCGTCGCGACGGAGTTCCCGAACGTCACTCGCGACTTCTTCGACGAGCGCGGGATCGAGCCCGACATCGTCGAGGTCACGGGCGCCACCGAGTTGACTCCCCACGTCGAGATGGCCGACGCCATCGTCGACATCACCTCGACGGGGACGACCCTGAAGATGAACCGCTTGGCGATCGTCGAGGAAGTCCTCCAGAGTTCGGTCCACCTCGTCGCCCGCGCCGACGTTGCCGACGAGCCGAAAGTACAGGAGATTCGGACCGCGCTTTCTTCGGTCCTCGCGGCCGACGGCAAGCGCTACCTGATGATGAACGTCCCCGAGGACCGCCTCGAGGCCGTCCGTGACGTCATCCCCGGCCTCGGCGGCCCGACGATCATGGACATCGCCAACGGCGGGGGACAGAAAGTCGCCGTCCACGCCGTCGTCGACGAACGCGACGTCTTCGAGACGATCACGGCGGTCAAGAACGCGGGCGCCAGCGATATTTTGGTCACCGAGATCGAGCGTCTCGTGGAGTGA
- a CDS encoding AsnC family transcriptional regulator, translating into MRDLDETDAEILAMLQENARRPFSEIAERVGLSGPAVSDRVTRLQEAGVIERFTVDVDQSQLRAGVPVFVRATPPTEVDDERLSGVERCRETVAAADAVEHVFVTADGELWFYARVQVGSVRRWLDGLLPDGAEYAVTLVDDAAWTPSLDGAAFALTCTECGNTVDSEGESTRIDGEIYHFCCPSCAGRFEERYDRFESDA; encoded by the coding sequence ATGCGCGACTTAGACGAAACCGACGCCGAAATTCTGGCGATGCTCCAAGAGAACGCCCGACGGCCGTTCAGCGAGATCGCCGAGAGAGTGGGACTCTCGGGACCGGCCGTCTCAGACCGCGTGACGCGCCTCCAGGAGGCTGGCGTGATCGAGCGGTTCACCGTCGACGTCGACCAGTCACAGCTCCGGGCCGGTGTGCCGGTGTTCGTCCGGGCGACGCCTCCGACGGAGGTGGACGACGAGAGACTATCGGGGGTCGAGAGGTGCAGGGAGACCGTCGCGGCCGCCGACGCCGTCGAGCACGTCTTCGTGACCGCCGACGGAGAGCTCTGGTTTTACGCCCGTGTCCAGGTCGGGAGCGTCCGGCGCTGGCTCGACGGGCTGCTCCCCGACGGCGCGGAGTACGCGGTGACGCTGGTCGACGACGCGGCGTGGACCCCCTCGCTCGACGGCGCCGCGTTCGCACTCACCTGCACAGAGTGTGGGAACACGGTCGACAGCGAGGGCGAATCGACCCGGATCGATGGCGAGATCTACCACTTCTGCTGCCCGTCCTGTGCGGGTCGCTTCGAGGAGCGGTACGATCGATTCGAATCGGACGCCTGA
- a CDS encoding heavy metal translocating P-type ATPase, producing the protein MSTRIAHLEISGMSCSTCSGSVEDAVEAVDGVTSASANYATDEGTVEYDPEETSLGDIYDAIESAGYEAAAETTTVPVLGMSCTSCSESVADAVSGLPGVISVDVNVAADEARIRYNPNDGSLAGIRRTIEEAGYEPVVEDDDEAGDEASGRESAVERELRRQRRLVLGGGLLTLPFVPMMVDMLFGLAGLSSPVPAAIAHLPGGLEFVLATALMATLGREFLVGAYRAFANERRANMDTLVAMGTSAGYVYSTAVLFELIAGAGLYFEAVAFILWFITLGNWLEARSKARAGSALRELLEMEADEATLVEWNPDGGDGGTAGEERQVPLDAVEPGDVMKVRPGEQIPTDGVVLDGESAVDESMLTGESVPVEKGAGDEVVGSTINENGVLLVEATKTGSETAIQQIVDRVKEAQSRQPEIQRLVDRVSAYFVPAVIANALLWAALWIAFPEQLAGFVDVLPLWGLVEGGPEVAAVGGAGVPIFEFSVIVLASALLIACPCALGLATPAATMVGSTLAATNGVLFKGGDVLEQVRGIDTVVFDKTGTLTHGEMVLTDVELVGEQAAADGGAADGTAPDGGALTAPTEREGDLASLVLGAAATAESGSEHPIARAIVAGAKERDIEVGDLEAFENVPGHGVRAETGRGSVLIGRRKLLEEAGIDTEPAEATLTRLEREGKTAMAVAVDGQLLGVLAVADEVRESATETVAALRERGTEVVMLTGDNERTARAVAERVGIDPQNVRAEVLPEDKADHIEALQTGGEDGPGARVMMVGDGVNDAPALTTAQVGVAIGSGTDVAIESADVTLMRDDPADVLKAVRIAEATISKVRQNLFWAFAYNTTLIPIASLGLLNPALAGLAMATSSVSVMANSLAFTNYDPHEDYRLAMTRPLSWLRARF; encoded by the coding sequence ATGAGTACACGGATCGCCCACCTCGAGATCTCGGGGATGTCCTGTTCGACCTGCTCGGGGAGCGTCGAAGACGCCGTCGAGGCGGTAGACGGCGTCACCTCGGCGAGTGCGAACTACGCCACCGACGAGGGGACCGTCGAGTACGACCCGGAGGAGACGTCGCTCGGGGATATCTACGACGCGATCGAGAGCGCTGGGTACGAGGCGGCTGCAGAGACGACGACGGTTCCCGTTCTGGGAATGTCGTGTACCAGCTGCTCGGAGTCGGTCGCAGACGCCGTCTCCGGGCTTCCGGGCGTGATCAGCGTCGACGTGAACGTCGCCGCCGACGAAGCCCGGATTCGGTACAACCCGAACGACGGCTCTCTCGCGGGGATTCGCCGCACAATCGAGGAGGCGGGCTACGAGCCGGTCGTCGAGGACGACGATGAAGCGGGCGACGAGGCGAGCGGGCGCGAGTCAGCCGTCGAGCGCGAGCTGCGCCGCCAGCGCCGACTGGTGCTCGGCGGTGGGCTGCTGACACTGCCGTTCGTGCCGATGATGGTCGACATGCTGTTCGGCCTCGCGGGACTCTCTTCGCCGGTTCCAGCAGCGATCGCCCACCTGCCGGGGGGGCTCGAGTTCGTCCTGGCGACGGCCCTGATGGCGACGCTCGGCAGAGAGTTTCTCGTGGGCGCCTACCGGGCATTCGCGAACGAGCGGCGGGCGAACATGGACACTCTCGTGGCCATGGGTACCTCAGCAGGGTACGTCTACAGTACGGCCGTCCTCTTCGAACTCATCGCTGGCGCGGGGCTGTACTTCGAGGCCGTCGCGTTCATCCTCTGGTTTATCACCCTCGGCAACTGGCTCGAGGCGCGTTCGAAGGCCCGTGCGGGCAGCGCGCTTCGGGAGCTACTCGAGATGGAAGCCGACGAGGCGACCCTCGTGGAGTGGAATCCAGACGGAGGCGACGGCGGGACCGCCGGCGAAGAGCGCCAGGTACCTCTCGACGCCGTCGAGCCCGGCGACGTGATGAAGGTGCGACCGGGCGAACAGATTCCGACCGACGGCGTCGTACTCGATGGCGAGAGCGCGGTCGACGAGTCGATGCTGACCGGCGAGTCGGTCCCGGTCGAAAAGGGCGCAGGCGACGAGGTCGTCGGCTCGACGATCAACGAAAACGGCGTCCTACTCGTCGAGGCAACGAAAACCGGCTCCGAGACGGCGATCCAGCAGATCGTCGACCGGGTCAAAGAAGCCCAGTCGCGCCAGCCCGAGATCCAGCGGCTGGTCGACCGGGTTAGTGCCTACTTCGTCCCCGCGGTGATCGCCAACGCCCTTCTCTGGGCAGCCCTGTGGATCGCCTTCCCCGAACAACTCGCAGGGTTCGTCGACGTACTGCCCCTCTGGGGGCTCGTCGAAGGTGGCCCGGAGGTCGCGGCGGTCGGCGGCGCCGGGGTTCCCATCTTCGAGTTTTCGGTGATCGTCCTCGCCTCCGCGTTGCTGATCGCCTGTCCCTGCGCGCTGGGGCTGGCGACGCCGGCGGCGACGATGGTCGGCTCGACGCTGGCCGCCACCAACGGCGTCCTGTTCAAAGGCGGCGACGTGTTAGAGCAGGTCCGGGGCATCGATACGGTCGTCTTCGACAAGACGGGGACGCTGACGCACGGCGAGATGGTGCTGACTGACGTCGAACTCGTCGGAGAGCAGGCGGCTGCAGACGGCGGCGCGGCGGATGGCACCGCCCCCGACGGGGGTGCGCTCACGGCACCGACAGAGCGCGAGGGGGATCTCGCGTCGCTCGTCCTCGGCGCGGCAGCCACGGCCGAATCCGGCTCCGAGCACCCGATCGCCCGGGCGATCGTCGCGGGCGCGAAAGAGCGCGACATCGAGGTCGGCGATCTCGAGGCGTTCGAAAACGTCCCGGGTCACGGCGTCCGTGCCGAGACCGGCCGCGGGAGCGTACTGATCGGACGTCGGAAGCTGCTCGAAGAGGCTGGGATCGACACCGAACCCGCAGAAGCGACCCTGACACGGCTCGAGCGCGAGGGGAAGACGGCGATGGCGGTCGCCGTGGATGGCCAGTTGTTGGGCGTGCTCGCGGTCGCCGACGAGGTCCGCGAGAGCGCGACCGAGACCGTCGCCGCGCTCCGAGAGCGGGGCACCGAGGTCGTGATGCTCACTGGAGACAACGAGCGAACCGCGAGAGCGGTCGCCGAGCGCGTCGGAATCGACCCCCAGAACGTCCGCGCGGAGGTGCTGCCCGAGGACAAGGCCGATCACATCGAGGCGCTGCAGACGGGCGGCGAGGACGGGCCGGGCGCCAGGGTCATGATGGTTGGCGACGGGGTCAACGACGCGCCAGCGCTGACGACCGCCCAGGTCGGGGTCGCGATCGGCTCCGGGACCGACGTCGCGATCGAGTCGGCCGACGTGACGCTGATGCGGGACGATCCCGCGGACGTGTTGAAGGCCGTCCGCATCGCCGAGGCGACGATCTCGAAGGTGCGCCAGAACCTCTTCTGGGCGTTTGCCTACAACACGACATTGATCCCGATCGCCTCGCTTGGCCTGCTGAACCCAGCGCTGGCGGGGCTCGCGATGGCGACCTCGAGCGTGAGCGTGATGGCGAACAGCCTGGCGTTTACGAACTACGATCCCCACGAGGACTACCGGCTGGCCATGACGCGGCCGCTCTCGTGGCTCCGGGCGCGGTTCTGA
- a CDS encoding stage II sporulation protein M encodes MNGDEDDDSVAAGTVREREAPSVGGPDRPPGGDGSDSPDDRTVRNWTVLLSALALLSLVSAAAIPAIHGTETTDAAVGSLVLALGFGLFLLVVRNLAPHLLVALDDVWTEHRPHVALATGFFGLGILVGVALVAAGVDLTELILELFEDEFGDELDPQAEGDPFELTATFFIVNNTPPFLMSIFGALTLGLVTVLIMVLNGVLVGNLAVVSGLETGFGPILALLVPHGVFELPALFVAAGVGFRFVHRASQRLLGTREALFTREYLLGTGLLVLLAWLVLVLAAFVEAYLTIPIAEFLFDI; translated from the coding sequence ATGAACGGCGACGAAGACGACGATAGCGTTGCCGCCGGTACTGTCCGCGAGCGCGAGGCTCCCTCGGTGGGAGGCCCGGATCGACCGCCCGGGGGCGATGGCTCCGACTCGCCCGACGACCGCACTGTCCGGAACTGGACGGTTCTACTCTCCGCGCTTGCGCTCCTCTCGCTCGTGAGTGCTGCGGCGATTCCCGCGATACACGGTACGGAGACCACCGACGCTGCCGTCGGATCGCTCGTCCTGGCACTCGGTTTCGGACTCTTCTTGCTCGTGGTCCGCAACCTCGCGCCCCACCTGCTCGTCGCTCTCGACGACGTCTGGACCGAACACCGCCCGCACGTCGCCCTCGCGACCGGGTTCTTCGGGCTCGGCATCCTCGTCGGCGTCGCGCTCGTCGCCGCAGGCGTCGACCTCACCGAGCTGATCCTCGAACTCTTCGAAGACGAGTTCGGCGACGAACTCGATCCGCAAGCTGAGGGCGACCCGTTCGAACTGACGGCGACGTTTTTCATCGTCAACAACACACCGCCGTTCCTGATGTCGATCTTCGGCGCGCTCACACTCGGCCTGGTCACGGTCCTTATTATGGTCCTAAACGGCGTCCTCGTCGGCAATCTCGCGGTCGTCTCCGGGCTGGAGACCGGGTTCGGTCCCATCCTCGCGCTCCTGGTCCCTCACGGCGTCTTCGAGCTGCCGGCGCTGTTCGTCGCCGCTGGCGTCGGCTTTCGGTTCGTCCACCGTGCCAGCCAGCGCCTCCTCGGGACTCGCGAGGCGCTGTTCACCCGTGAGTACCTCCTGGGAACCGGACTGCTGGTCCTGCTCGCCTGGCTCGTTCTCGTCCTGGCCGCATTCGTCGAGGCCTACCTGACGATTCCGATCGCTGAGTTCCTCTTCGACATCTAG
- a CDS encoding phosphotransferase, with amino-acid sequence MERVLDHIVDDALGASLASWQRATAGSVADTYLLSLDNDPGRAVCKLGGASVWTGDVVEPLVVRLVGERTDLPVPSVLASGTVRGASLEGPTRWALYECCEGEPLRGRYAALDPDHRRDLAAEAGRLLGRLHCACPADRVGGLALAANRDGGTHAFADRAGSLHVRDPDGWHAVDPAPKSPIRALSIPVTGDSDCRPVLTHGDYQPANLLSREEGGIAAVLDWGNAHLTYAEYALARAEIRFVDRYRFPKQQRETLRRRFRRAYTENGPVSLTTDLDRRLRRSKLLWLAQSGANYARIARSQRGRSQLRRQIQRLVGDD; translated from the coding sequence ATGGAGCGCGTTCTCGATCACATCGTTGACGACGCTCTCGGCGCCTCCCTTGCGTCCTGGCAGCGAGCAACTGCGGGTTCGGTCGCCGACACCTACCTCCTCTCGCTCGATAACGATCCGGGGCGTGCGGTCTGCAAGCTCGGCGGTGCGAGCGTCTGGACTGGCGACGTCGTCGAACCCCTCGTCGTCCGCCTCGTGGGTGAGCGCACCGACCTGCCGGTGCCTTCGGTCCTTGCGTCTGGTACCGTTCGTGGTGCCTCTCTCGAGGGGCCGACCCGCTGGGCGCTCTACGAGTGCTGCGAGGGAGAGCCCCTCCGCGGCCGGTACGCCGCCCTCGACCCCGACCACCGACGGGACCTTGCCGCCGAGGCCGGGCGGCTGCTTGGTCGCCTCCACTGCGCCTGTCCGGCCGACCGCGTCGGCGGTCTCGCGCTCGCGGCGAATCGTGACGGCGGAACTCACGCCTTCGCCGACCGTGCCGGCTCCCTCCACGTTCGTGATCCGGACGGCTGGCACGCGGTCGATCCGGCCCCGAAGTCGCCGATCCGGGCACTGTCGATCCCCGTTACTGGCGACTCGGATTGCCGGCCAGTCCTCACCCACGGCGACTACCAGCCCGCGAATCTCCTCTCTCGCGAGGAGGGGGGAATCGCCGCCGTCCTCGACTGGGGGAACGCCCATCTCACGTACGCCGAGTACGCCCTCGCTCGCGCCGAGATCCGGTTCGTCGATCGGTATCGGTTCCCGAAACAACAACGTGAGACACTTCGACGCCGATTCAGGCGCGCCTACACCGAGAACGGGCCAGTTTCACTCACCACCGACCTCGATCGTCGCCTCCGGCGCTCCAAGCTCCTCTGGCTCGCCCAGTCCGGCGCCAACTACGCGAGGATCGCCCGTAGCCAGCGAGGACGATCTCAGTTACGCCGGCAGATCCAGCGTCTCGTCGGCGACGATTGA
- a CDS encoding FkbM family methyltransferase, producing MQETTAAAKARTAAAAKRFGSRVRHSLRGVAYRSYYRLARANYERELFARHNRTPAGTFRCYEPLNRHGDDRMLAAVDARCGSDAVVYDAGANVGIYALALTTGEPDRRVVAFEPAPLTVEQLRANVRLNRLEDRIEVRACGLGEESDTRPFYVSTYPELSGFDRKSATRWEARVESVVSVPIRRVDGLLGDLPPPDAIKLDVEGAAAAVLRGARETLERHHPVLFVEIHDQGLSADVPGEIHDLLVSLEYDVLVETNGEFWRCEPR from the coding sequence ATGCAGGAGACGACTGCGGCGGCGAAAGCGCGGACGGCCGCAGCGGCGAAACGATTCGGGAGCCGCGTCCGCCACAGCCTCCGCGGTGTCGCCTACCGGAGCTACTACCGGCTCGCGCGGGCGAACTACGAACGCGAGCTGTTCGCCCGCCACAATCGGACGCCTGCGGGCACGTTTCGGTGCTACGAGCCGCTGAACCGCCACGGCGACGACCGGATGCTCGCGGCGGTCGACGCCCGCTGTGGGTCGGACGCAGTCGTCTACGACGCGGGCGCCAACGTCGGAATCTACGCGCTCGCACTGACGACGGGCGAGCCGGATCGTCGAGTGGTGGCGTTCGAGCCCGCACCCCTGACCGTCGAACAACTCCGGGCGAACGTCCGTCTGAACCGGCTGGAAGACCGAATCGAGGTGCGAGCGTGCGGGCTCGGCGAAGAGAGCGACACGCGTCCGTTCTACGTCTCTACATACCCCGAACTGTCGGGATTCGACCGGAAGAGCGCGACGCGGTGGGAGGCGCGAGTCGAGTCGGTCGTGTCGGTACCGATTCGTCGAGTAGACGGCCTCCTCGGAGATCTCCCACCACCGGACGCGATCAAACTCGACGTCGAGGGTGCAGCCGCGGCTGTCCTGCGGGGTGCCCGTGAGACACTCGAACGCCACCACCCGGTGCTGTTCGTGGAGATACACGATCAGGGACTCTCTGCAGACGTGCCAGGGGAGATCCACGACCTGTTGGTATCCCTCGAGTACGACGTACTGGTGGAGACGAACGGTGAGTTCTGGCGCTGCGAGCCGCGGTAG
- a CDS encoding succinic semialdehyde dehydrogenase, translating to MSQMSEPAVLARTSLSRTLLDRLSVRVETVDDRPSIEIRTPITDDAVATVPACSPGDVTAAAERAREAQSSWANRSVNERATVLERFGDLIDNHQETVLDIVQLETGKARHHALEEVLDVPLTCSYYAENGSAVLADETRSGAVPLAADATVTYEPVGVVGVISPWNYPLTLAITDAIPALLAGNAVICKPDERTPLIALVLAQLLEKAGLPDGLFQIVTGEGSTVGPAMIDAVDYVSFTGGTETGRTVAEQAGRNLIGCSLELGGKNPMLVLDDADPETAARGAVKGAFTNAGQLCLAPERIYVDERRYDEFLDAFVGATRGLSIGLEFGYGPDVGSLIDDTHLERVRGRVESAVDNGASLLSGGRTRPDVGPFCYEPTILTDVEPDSPIVREETFGPVVTVTPVADVDEAVERANDTPYGLNASVWTADRSRGRAVARRIDCGTVCVNDPYTVGWAAVDAPMGGFGDSGLGRRHGPEGLRRYVDARTIATSRIGPLDAPSGVSTRWFAGFMSGLAAVQRQLTRWLP from the coding sequence ATGTCACAGATGTCGGAGCCAGCAGTCCTCGCGCGGACGTCTCTCTCAAGGACGCTGCTCGATCGACTGAGTGTCCGAGTCGAGACAGTCGACGACCGACCGTCCATCGAGATACGAACACCGATCACAGACGACGCAGTTGCCACAGTACCCGCCTGCAGCCCCGGCGACGTCACCGCAGCTGCCGAACGCGCTCGCGAGGCCCAGTCGTCGTGGGCGAACCGGTCAGTCAACGAGCGCGCCACCGTCCTCGAGCGATTCGGCGACCTAATCGACAACCACCAGGAGACGGTGCTCGATATCGTCCAACTCGAGACAGGAAAGGCGCGCCACCACGCGCTCGAGGAGGTCCTCGACGTTCCGCTTACGTGTTCGTACTACGCCGAGAACGGGTCTGCAGTTCTTGCAGACGAGACGCGTTCCGGAGCGGTCCCGCTCGCCGCCGACGCCACGGTAACCTACGAACCAGTCGGCGTCGTCGGAGTGATCTCGCCGTGGAACTATCCGCTGACGCTGGCGATAACCGACGCCATACCGGCGCTGCTCGCCGGCAACGCCGTTATCTGCAAACCCGACGAGCGGACGCCACTGATCGCGCTCGTACTCGCTCAACTGCTCGAGAAGGCGGGGCTCCCCGACGGACTCTTCCAGATCGTTACCGGCGAGGGGTCGACTGTCGGTCCCGCGATGATCGATGCGGTCGATTACGTTTCCTTCACGGGCGGGACAGAAACGGGACGAACCGTCGCCGAGCAGGCTGGACGAAACCTGATCGGCTGCTCGCTCGAGCTGGGTGGGAAGAACCCGATGCTCGTCCTCGACGACGCCGATCCTGAGACGGCTGCCCGCGGCGCGGTCAAGGGAGCCTTTACCAACGCAGGTCAGCTCTGTCTGGCGCCCGAGCGGATCTACGTCGACGAGCGTCGGTACGACGAGTTCCTCGACGCGTTCGTCGGCGCGACCCGCGGGCTGTCGATCGGCCTCGAATTCGGCTACGGCCCCGACGTGGGCTCGCTAATCGACGACACACACCTCGAGCGCGTTCGTGGCCGCGTCGAGAGTGCGGTCGACAACGGTGCCTCGCTGCTTTCGGGCGGACGCACTCGACCGGATGTCGGCCCGTTCTGCTACGAGCCGACGATTCTGACGGACGTCGAGCCGGACTCGCCGATCGTCCGCGAGGAGACGTTCGGCCCCGTCGTCACGGTCACTCCCGTCGCCGACGTCGACGAGGCGGTCGAGCGGGCCAACGACACGCCCTACGGCCTCAACGCGAGCGTCTGGACGGCCGACCGCTCGCGGGGTCGCGCGGTCGCCCGGAGAATTGACTGCGGAACAGTCTGTGTCAACGACCCGTACACGGTCGGCTGGGCGGCCGTCGACGCCCCCATGGGCGGCTTCGGGGACTCCGGGCTTGGCCGCCGCCACGGCCCCGAAGGCCTCCGGCGATACGTCGACGCCAGGACGATCGCGACCTCGCGGATCGGTCCGCTGGATGCACCATCGGGCGTCTCGACGCGCTGGTTCGCCGGGTTCATGAGCGGACTGGCGGCGGTCCAGCGACAACTGACGAGGTGGCTGCCGTGA
- a CDS encoding SDR family oxidoreductase has translation MAAVTDTDPDVFLTGFPGFLGSALAERVLARGDGPVACLVQPQYLETARQRVNAITADLEGVDRDDVRLYEGDITDPDLGLREGIEALEGVDEIYHLAAVYDLGVEPDLAEAVNVGGTEHVLAIAEELAVDRFHYVSTCYVSGRYDGVFTEDHLREGQTFNNHYEETKYRAEVAVQNRMDDGFPATVYRPAIVVGDSQHGETDKYDGPYYLLRLLLAQPARLSVLFTLPGASDAELNVVPRDFVVDAISYLSGRGDSIGEVYQLCDPAPLPVTRFVDVLADAAGHQTVRLPTTKSLARAGSEHLGSSLLGIDLEPETLAYLDHPTRYACPKTRRALSGSGHEVPPVESYVDRLVEYVRRNPDVGDDPMV, from the coding sequence GTGGCTGCCGTGACTGACACCGATCCCGACGTCTTTCTCACCGGCTTTCCCGGCTTCCTCGGCTCGGCGCTGGCAGAGCGCGTACTCGCACGTGGTGACGGCCCCGTCGCCTGTCTGGTTCAGCCCCAGTATCTGGAGACCGCGCGCCAACGCGTGAACGCGATCACGGCGGATCTCGAGGGCGTCGACCGAGACGACGTTCGCCTCTACGAGGGGGACATCACGGACCCCGACCTCGGCCTCCGCGAGGGGATCGAGGCACTCGAAGGGGTCGACGAGATCTACCATCTCGCAGCAGTGTACGACCTCGGCGTCGAACCTGACCTCGCGGAGGCGGTCAACGTAGGCGGCACCGAGCACGTTCTCGCAATCGCCGAAGAACTGGCCGTCGATCGGTTCCACTACGTCAGCACCTGTTACGTCAGCGGCCGCTACGACGGCGTCTTCACCGAAGATCACCTTCGGGAGGGGCAGACGTTCAACAACCACTACGAGGAAACCAAGTACCGCGCGGAGGTGGCGGTACAGAATCGGATGGACGACGGTTTCCCGGCAACGGTCTACCGCCCTGCGATCGTCGTCGGCGACAGCCAGCACGGCGAGACGGACAAGTACGACGGCCCCTACTACCTGCTTCGGCTACTGCTCGCTCAGCCAGCCCGACTCTCGGTGCTGTTCACGCTCCCGGGTGCGAGCGACGCCGAACTCAACGTCGTCCCCCGAGATTTCGTCGTCGACGCGATCAGCTACCTCAGCGGTCGTGGCGACTCGATCGGCGAGGTCTACCAGCTGTGTGATCCCGCACCGCTTCCAGTTACGCGGTTCGTCGACGTTCTCGCCGACGCTGCCGGACACCAAACCGTGCGTCTGCCGACAACGAAATCGCTCGCCCGGGCGGGTAGCGAGCACCTCGGGTCGTCCCTGCTTGGGATCGATCTCGAGCCAGAAACGCTCGCCTACCTCGATCACCCGACGCGGTACGCCTGCCCGAAGACGCGACGAGCGCTTTCGGGCAGCGGGCACGAGGTACCACCAGTCGAGTCGTACGTGGATCGACTGGTGGAATACGTGCGGCGCAATCCGGACGTAGGCGACGACCCAATGGTCTGA
- a CDS encoding amidohydrolase → MSANRLAIVGGQVLRPDGAIERADVLVDEESGTVLEVGDDLAGDAERTLDATQGLVTPGFVNGHCHVAMTLLRGYADDKPLDAWLQEDIWPTEAALTPADVRAGAELGLVEMIKGGVTAFADMYFMVPEIAAAVEAAGVRARIGHGVVTVGKDLEDAREDATEGLEIAREFDGAAGGRIRTAFMPHSLTTVAEEILEEFVPKARGAGVPLHYHANETVDEVTPIVEEHGVRPLEYADEHGMLEEGDFLAHCVHVDEREIELLAESGVGAIHCPASNMKLASGMAPIQEMLDAGARVGIGTDGAASNNDLSILDEARDAAMIGKLAAEDASAVDAGTIVELLTARGAEAVGLPAGRLESGAPADLAVLDLDQPHLTPAHDVASHLAYAAAASDVRHTICDGTVLMRDREVQTLDEGAVMNRAREQAASLVTRAEE, encoded by the coding sequence ATGAGTGCGAACCGACTCGCGATCGTCGGCGGACAGGTGCTGCGACCCGATGGCGCGATCGAACGGGCTGACGTGCTGGTAGACGAAGAGAGTGGAACGGTACTCGAGGTGGGCGACGACCTCGCCGGGGATGCCGAGAGGACCCTCGACGCGACCCAGGGGCTGGTGACGCCAGGGTTCGTCAACGGCCACTGTCACGTCGCGATGACACTGCTTCGGGGCTACGCCGACGACAAGCCCCTGGACGCGTGGCTTCAGGAGGATATCTGGCCGACAGAAGCCGCGCTGACGCCTGCAGACGTCCGCGCAGGCGCCGAGCTCGGGCTCGTCGAGATGATCAAAGGGGGGGTGACAGCCTTTGCGGATATGTACTTCATGGTGCCCGAGATCGCCGCCGCCGTCGAAGCGGCCGGCGTCCGCGCCCGGATCGGCCACGGCGTCGTGACCGTCGGGAAAGACCTCGAGGACGCCCGCGAGGACGCCACCGAGGGACTCGAGATCGCCCGCGAGTTCGACGGCGCCGCAGGCGGGCGGATTCGGACAGCGTTTATGCCCCACTCCCTGACGACGGTCGCCGAGGAAATCCTCGAGGAGTTCGTCCCGAAGGCCCGCGGGGCCGGCGTTCCGCTGCACTACCACGCCAACGAGACGGTCGACGAGGTGACGCCGATCGTCGAGGAACACGGCGTTCGTCCGCTCGAGTACGCCGACGAACACGGGATGCTCGAGGAGGGTGATTTCCTGGCTCACTGCGTTCACGTCGACGAGCGCGAGATCGAGCTCCTCGCGGAGTCTGGCGTCGGCGCGATCCACTGTCCGGCCTCGAACATGAAACTCGCAAGCGGAATGGCCCCCATCCAGGAGATGCTCGACGCAGGTGCCAGGGTGGGGATAGGTACCGACGGCGCCGCCTCGAACAACGACCTCTCGATCTTAGACGAAGCTCGCGATGCCGCGATGATCGGCAAGCTCGCCGCAGAAGACGCGAGCGCGGTCGACGCCGGGACCATCGTCGAGCTGTTGACAGCGCGTGGCGCCGAGGCCGTCGGTCTTCCCGCCGGACGGCTCGAGTCGGGGGCGCCCGCAGATCTGGCGGTGCTCGATCTCGACCAGCCACATCTGACGCCTGCCCACGACGTGGCGAGCCATCTCGCCTACGCCGCCGCCGCGAGCGACGTCCGGCACACGATCTGTGACGGAACCGTGCTCATGCGTGATCGCGAGGTACAGACGCTAGACGAAGGTGCGGTGATGAACCGTGCCCGCGAACAAGCGGCGTCGCTCGTCACTCGAGCCGAGGAGTAA